AATGTCTTTCGAAATTGAGTTCTGAATGAGAGTACAAGTAACAAGGTTGAAATTAGTCCGACAATGATTGAAGCTTTATCGAAAATATGATCTATAAAATCGTATTGTAGTCCATTTAGATATAAACCAATCAAACCTCCTAAAAGTGTTAATGAGATAAGAGTCTCATAAAGGAATTTAGTCTCATTAAATAATATTTTCCCTTTGAACCGAAACTTGATTAAAAGGAAACAGATTATTGATGGTATTAGAATCTCAAGTATTAACATTCATTAAATTTTATCTCCATTTTGCACTATGTCTTGACTATTGGCGGTAACGGTCTTGCTAAAATTTGTGGGCGATTTACAACTACCGCCTTATCAAAGCCGCCCAGTGTTTATTGTTTTTGTTACTTTATCTGGTTGAGCGTCAACGCCCATTAATTTTAACTTTTGTTATAGCCAGTTTTTATTTAATTTCTCCATATAACCATTTAATATCTACAGGAAAAATATAATGGTATCTCACATTCTCATTTTTAATTTTAGCTGGAATCCATATCGGCATCTTTTTTACAAATTCTCTGACAGATTCATCTAAACTTTTATCAATTCCCTGCTTAATTTCAATACTCGATAGGTGTCCATTTTTTTCTACTATACAACGCACATAAATTTTTCCGGAATATCCGTTGTCTGTTAAAATTTGTGGCATTTGATAGTTCTGCTTAAAATATTTCTCAATAGCTTCAATTGTAGTGTCTACTCTAGCATATTTAAATTCAGGATAACTGTCAACCGTTTTGTAAATCAAAGTGTCAGTTTGACTATTTAGAATCATCAAAGCATGATCAATGAATCTTTTCTTTGGATAAATTAATATAATACCATTCTTGTCGCTATAGATATATTTTTCATGCTCATCTTTAAATAG
This window of the Labilibaculum sp. DW002 genome carries:
- a CDS encoding energy transducer TonB; this translates as MKLFITSIFLICSTLVLGQNKRGQNNSFKENNSPRSMLVVDTMRYPLDNITMAKIDPNWIEKIELFKDEHEKYIYSDKNGIILIYPKKRFIDHALMILNSQTDTLIYKTVDSYPEFKYARVDTTIEAIEKYFKQNYQMPQILTDNGYSGKIYVRCIVEKNGHLSSIEIKQGIDKSLDESVREFVKKMPIWIPAKIKNENVRYHYIFPVDIKWLYGEIK